A DNA window from Synchiropus splendidus isolate RoL2022-P1 chromosome 2, RoL_Sspl_1.0, whole genome shotgun sequence contains the following coding sequences:
- the LOC128753415 gene encoding phospholipid-transporting ATPase ABCA1-like isoform X1 translates to MAVSTQLGLLLWKNFTYRRRQTIQFVIELIWPLFIFFILISVRMHYPAYEQHECHFPNKAMPSAGTLPWVQGIICNANNPCFRNPTPGESPGVVGNFNDSIISRLFSDAKKILLYSQNDKSYEGYKGLLRALRKMQRNTAHFKLKDFLRDNETLSHFLHHNASLPHHALKQIVEADVNLEKVLTKGFGFHLRDLCNVTPLEEFVHIADRNVSLLTQEIICKSSSDWLNKAQSHFLSNLDFFKPIRKDVKSDPKVVQEVSAATDSLLESLGALAVELSSMNSWKDMRKEILYLTANATGSPNQMYQAVSRIVCGHPEGGGLKIKSLNWYEDNNYKALFGNHGNDSDSEPLSAYDNSSTPYCNNMMRSLESSPISRMIWRALKPLLMGKILYTPDTPATQRIIHEVNKTFQELGVLRDLGGMWEELRPKVWNFMENSEEMDLVRTLLRNNASASFLNTQLSGTEWRVSDVSDFLSKTSEDQRPAGSAYTWRTVFNESDQAIQTISRFMECVNLDKLEPVANEERLVNKSMGLLHHQKFWAGIVFPDISHSDGSDLPPNVNYKIRMDIDNVERTNKIKDGYWDPGPRADPFEDLRYVWGGFSYLQDVIEQGIIRAVTGTKEKTGIYIQQMPYPCYVDDIFLRVMSRSMPLFMTLAWMYSVAIIIKGVVYEKEARLKETMRIMGLNNGTLWLSWFISSLIPLLISAGMLVMLLKMGNLLPYSDSGVVFLFLGSFGVVTIMQCFLISTLFSRANLAAACGGIIYFTLYLPYVLCVAWQDYVGYGAKVVVSLLSPVAFGFGCEYFALFEEQGVGIQWSNLLASPLEEDSYNLTTSICLMLFDAVLYGIMTWYIEAVFPGQYGIPRPWYFPFLKSYWCGEKENKNISTPLSKKGNAEAVCIEEEPSHIDPGVYIENLVKVYSHGNKLAVDGLSLRFYEGQITSFLGHNGAGKTTTMSILTGLFPPTSGTAYILGKDIRSELSTIRQNLGVCPQHNVLFSMLTVEEHIWFYARLKGLPEEKVKAEMEQIVNDVGLPHKRKSRTSTLSGGMQRKLSVALAFVGGSKVVILDEPTAGVDPYARRGIWDLLLKYRQGRTIILSTHHMDEADILGDRIAIISHGKLCCVGSSLFLKTQLGTGYYLTLVKRDYDLPLQSCRNSASTVSYSKKTEKEDSVSESSSDAGLGSEPESETTTIDVSLISNVIFKHVPEARMVEDLGHEITYVLPYQSAKDGAFVELFHELDDRLTDLGISSYGISDTTLEEIFLKVAEDSGVDSVELSDGVVPTRRRRHHAFGDHQSCLKPFTEDDFDFNDSEGNPAWNHFERRAVMDLYLFGVDAPLPESRETDWLSGIDGKGSYQVKGWSLKRQQFVALLWKRFLYARRSRKGFFAQIVLPAVFVCIALVFSLIVPPFGKYPSLALNPSMYGEQFSFISNDIPEDSHTNKLYGALTSKPGFGTHCMEGEPIPDTPCTAIDGEWSVPLVSEKLRDIFDKGNWSMENPSPLCECSCEGRKRMLPECPAGAGGLPPPEMKVSETDTLQNLTGRNVSDYLVKTYAQIIGKSLKNKIWVNEFRYGGFSLGARSSQFLSQKDRVDDAIAALRRRFHLERGTAADRFFRSLSNFIQGLDSKNNVKIWFNNKGWHSITSFLNVMNNGILRASLPPGKDPAKFGITAHNHPLNLTKEQLSQVALMTTSVDVLVSICVIFAMSFVPASFVVFLIQERVNKAKHMQFISGVQPFLYWLANFVWDMCNYIVPATLVIIIFICFQQEAYVSSTNLPVLALLLLLYGWSITPLMYPASFFFKIPSTAYVVLTSVNILIGINGSVSTFVLELFGSNEIGGINDILKNVFLIFPHFCLGRGLIDMVKNQAMADALERFGENRFRSPLAWDMVGKNLFAMAIEGVIFFFITVLIQYHFFFKARSSISHLKPIGEEDEDVARERQRILSGGGQSDILELRELTKIYKRKQKPAVDRLCVGIPPGECFGLLGVNGAGKTSTFKMLTGDSVVTSGEAYLAGKSVNTEIDEVHQNMGYCPQFDAINDLLTGREHLEFYAILRGVPEKEVCEVAEWGIRKLGLVKYVDKSAGSYSGGNMRKLSTAIALIGGPPVVFLDEPTTGMDPKARRALWNAILSIVKEGRSVVLTSHSMEECEALCTRMAIMVNGRFRCLGSVQHLKNRFGDGYTIILRVAGPDPDLGPVMEFIEQELPGSTLKEKHRNMLQYQLPSSLTSLARIFSLLSKNKDALRIEDYSVSQTTLDQVFVNFAKDQSDEDHLKDVHLNKRDAVVVDISKLNSFLMDSKTKESCV, encoded by the exons ATGGCTGTCTCCACTCAACTGGGTTTACTTCTGTGGAAGAACTTCACCTATCGACGGAGACAGACA ATCCAGTTCGTGATCGAGCTCATCTGGcctctcttcatcttcttcatcctgaTCTCAGTCCGGATGCACTATCCTGCATATGAGCAACATGAAT gTCACTTCCCAAACAAGGCCATGCCCTCTGCAGGTACTCTGCCTTGGGTACAAGGAATCATCTGCAATGCCAACAACCCCTGCTTTCGTAATCCGACCCCAGGAGAGAGTCCCGGAGTGGTGGGGAACTTCAACGACTCCAT AATCTCCCGTTTGTTCAGCGACGCCAAGAAGATCCTGCTTTATTCTCAGAATGACAAAAGCTATGAGGGCTACAAAGGACTTCTGAGGGCACTGAGGAAGATGCAGAGAAATACAGCTC ACTTTAAGCTGAAGGACTTTCTCAGAGACAACGAGACTCTTTCCCACTTCTTGCACCACAATGCTTCACTCCCCCATCATGCTTTGAAGCAGATCGTGGAGGCGGATGTAAACCTGGAGAag GTGCTGACTAAAGGGTTTGGCTTTCATCTCAGGGACCTCTGCAACGTCACACCGCTGGAAGAGTTTGTGCACATCGCTGATCGGAACGTGTCTCTTCTCACTCAAGAAATCATTTGCAAGTCCTCCAGCGATTGGCTGAACAAAGCTCAGAGCCACTTTCTGTCCAACCTGGACTTCTTCAAGCCCATCCGG AAGGATGTCAAGTCAGACCCAAAGGTTGTCCAGGAAGTCTCCGCTGCAACCGACAGTCTCCTGGAGAGCCTTGGAGCCTTGGCTGTTGAG CTGTCCAGTATGAATAGTTGGAAGGATATGAGAAAGGAGATCCTCTACCTCACTGCCAATGCCACCGGCTCGCCAAATCAGATGTACCAGGCCGTGTCACGCATCGTGTGCGGACACCCAGAAGGGGGTGGACTCAAGATCAAGTCACTTAATTGGTATGAAGACAACAACTACAAGGCGCTGTTTGGAAACCATGGTAACGACAGCGACAGCGAGCCTCTATCTGCCTACGACAACTCTTCAA CTCCCTATTGTAACAACATGATGCGTAGCCTGGAGTCCAGCCCCATTTCCAGGATGATCTGGAGGGCTTTGAAGCCTCTGCTCATGGGGAAGATCCTGTACACCCCTGACACTCCTGCTACTCAGAGAATCATCCATGAG GTGAACAAAACCTTCCAGGAACTGGGTGTGCTGCGAGATCTTGGAGGAATGTGGGAAGAACTGAGACCGAAAGTCTGGAACTTCATGGAGAACAGCGAGGAAATGGACTTAGTCAGA actcTGCTCCGAAACAATGCCAGTGCCAGCTTTTTGAATACACAACTCAGTGGGACAGAGTGGCGCGTTTCAGATGTGTCTGACTTCCTGTCCAAGACATCAGAAGACCAGAGACCTGCAGGTTCTGCCTACACCTGGAGAACTGTTTTCAATGAAAGTGACCAGGCCATTCAGACCATCTCTCGGTTCATGGAG TGTGTGAACCTGGACAAACTGGAGCCTGTTGCTAATGAGGAGCGCTTAGTCAACAAATCCATGGGTCTGCTGCACCACCAAAAGTTCTGGGCAGGGATTGTGTTTCCTGACATTTCTCACAGTGACGGGTCTGACCTGCCTCCGAACGTCAACTACAAAATTCGCATGGACATCGACAATGTTGAGCGCACCAACAAGATCAAAGACGG GTATTGGGACCCCGGTCCCAGAGCTGACCCTTTTGAAGATCTGCGCTATGTGTGGGGCGGATTCTCCTACCTGCAGGATGTCATTGAGCAGGGAATCATCCGAGCTGTCACTGGAACCAAGGAGAAGACGGGCATCTACATCCAGCAGATGCCCTACCCCTGCTATGTGGACGACAT CTTCTTGCGTGTGATGAGCCGTTCGATGCCCTTGTTCATGACCTTGGCCTGGATGTATTCGGTGGCGATCATCATTAAGGGCGTGGTTTATGAAAAAGAGGCCCGACTGAAGGAGACCATGAGGATCATGGGACTGAATAATGGCACCCTGTGGCTCAGCTGGTTCATCAGTAGTTTAATACCGCTGCTGATCAGCGCCGGCATGCTGGTGATGCTGCTGAAG ATGGGCAACCTTCTGCCGTACAGCGACTCCGGGGTGGTGTTTCTGTTCCTCGGCTCCTTCGGTGTCGTAACCATCATGCAGTGCTTCCTGATAAGCACCCTGTTCTCACGTGCCAACCTGGCTGCAGCCTGCGGGGGCATCATTTACTTCACTCTCTACCTCCCATATGTGCTCTGCGTGGCCTGGCAGGACTATGTAGGATACGGAGCCAAAGTCGTCGTG AGTCTGCTGTCTCCCGTCGCTTTTGGTTTCGGCTGCGAGTACTTTGCGCTCTTTGAGGAGCAAGGAGTGGGGATCCAGTGGTCCAACCTGCTCGCCAGTCCACTTGAAGAAGACAGCTACAACCTGACCACATCCATCTGTCTCATGCTCTTTGATGCCGTGCTCTACGGCATCATGACATGGTACATTGAAGCAGTATTTCCCG GTCAATACGGCATCCCCAGGCCATGGTATTTCCCTTTCCTGAAGTCATATTGGTGTGGAGAGAAGGAGAACAAGAACATCTCCACTCCCCTGTCCAAGAAGGGCAACGCTGAGG CTGTCTGTATCGAAGAGGAACCAAGCCACATTGATCCAGGAGTTTATATTGAAAATCTGGTGAAGGTCTACAGTCATGGAAACAAGCTGGCTGTTGATGGACTTTCTCTGAGATTCTACGAAGGACAGATCACATCCTTCCTTGGCCACAATGGAGCCGGAAAGACCACAACCAT GTCCATTCTGACGGGTTTGTTCCCACCCACCTCTGGTACCGCCTACATCCTGGGGAAAGACATTCGCTCTGAACTGAGTACCATCAGGCAGAATCTCGGCGTTTGTCCCCAACACAACGTTCTCTTCAGCAT GCTGACAGTGGAGGAGCACATCTGGTTCTACGCTCGCCTGAAGGGACTGCCcgaggagaaggtgaaggctGAGATGGAGCAAATCGTGAATGACGTGGGTTTGCCTCATAAACGCAAGTCTCGCACCAGTACACTCTCTG gtgggaTGCAGAGGAAGCTTTCTGTCGCGCTCGCGTTTGTTGGCGGTTCAAAGGTCGTGATCTTGGATGAACCTACCGCTGGTGTTGACCCTTACGCTCGCAGAGGCATCTGGGACCTTCTCCTGAAATACAGACAAG GCCGCACCATCATCCTGTCCACGCATCACATGGACGAGGCTGACATCCTCGGCGACCGCATTGCCATCATCTCTCACGGCAAACTGTGCTGCGTCGGTTCCTCGCTCTTTCTGAAGACGCAGCTGGGCACAGGCTACTACCTGACCCTGGTCAAGAGGGACTACGACTTGCCCCTTCAGTCTTGTCGTAATTCTGCCAGCACTGTCTCGTACAGCAAGAAGACTGAGAAG GAGGACAGTGTATCGGAGAGCAGCTCTGACGCAGGTCTTGGCAGCGAACCAGAGAGCGAGACCACCACAATTg ATGTCTCCCTGATCTCCAATGTGATATTCAAGCACGTGCCTGAAGCTCGAATGGTGGAGGACCTCGGTCACGAAATCACATATGTTCTGCCGTACCAGTCGGCGAAAGACGGAGCCTTTGTCGAGCTCTTTCACGAACTTGACGACCGACTCACTGACCTCGGAATTTCAAGCTACGGGATATCGGATACCACTCTGGAAGAG ATCTTCTTGAAGGTTGCAGAGGACAGTGGGGTGGATTCTGTGGAGCTTTCAG ACGGAgttgtccccacaaggagacgGCGCCATCATGCCTTTGGTGACCATCAGAGCTGCCTGAAGCCATTCACCGAAGACGACTTTGATTTCAACGATTCTGAAGGTAACCCAGCGTGGAACCATTTTGAGCGAAGGGCAGTTATGGATCTTTACTTATTTGGTGTCGATGCTCCGCTTCCAGAGTCCAGAGAGACGGACTGGCTCAGCGGAATAGACGGAAAAGGCTCATACCAAGTCAAAGGCTGGAGTTTGAAGAGGCAGCAGTTTGTGGCTTTACTCTGGAAACGGTTTCTCTACGCCCGACGCTCACGAAAAGGATTCTTCGCTCAG ATTGTGCTTCCGGCGGTGTTTGTGTGCATCGCGCTGGTGTTCAGCTTGATCGTACCTCCGTTTGGAAAGTATCCCAGCTTGGCCTTGAATCCCAGCATGTATGGAGAGCAGTTCTCCTTCATCAG TAATGACATTCCTGAAGACTCCCACACCAACAAACTTTACGGTGCTTTGACAAGTAAACCTGGATTTGGAACTCACTGCATGGAGGGAGAACCTATTCC GGACACTCCGTGTACCGCCATAGATGGAGAGTGGTCTGTCCCGCTCGTGTCTGAGAAGCTAAGAGACATTTTCGATAAGGGAAACTGGTCCATGGAGAATCCCTCCCCTCTGTGCGAGTGTAGCTGTGAAGGGCGTAAGCGGATGCTGCCAGAGTGTCCCGCAGGAGCAGGAGGCCTTCCCCCACCAGAG ATGAAGGTCAGCGAGACTGACACTCTGCAGAACTTGACTGGCAGAAACGTCTCGGACTACTTAGTTAAAACCTACGCTCAGATCATCGGCAAAAG TCTGAAGAACAAGATCTGGGTCAATGAGTTCAG ATATGGTGGATTCTCACTTGGTGCCAGAAGCTCTCAGTTCCTTTCACAAAAAGACCGAGTGGACGACGCGATCGCTGCACTGAGGAGACGCTTCCATCTGGAGAGA GGAACCGCTGCCGACCGTTTCTTCCGCAGCCTCTCAAATTTCATCCAAGGACTGGACAGCAAAAATAACGTCAAG ATCTGGTTTAACAACAAAGGGTGGCACAGCATCACGTCTTTCCTCAACGTGATGAACAACGGAATCCTGCGAGCGAGCTTGCCTCCCGGAAAAGACCCCGCCAAGTTTGGCATCACGGCCCACAACCATCCTCTCAACCTCACCAAGGAGCAACTTTCACAAGTGGCGTT GATGACGACCTCGGTGGACGTGTTGGTGTCTATCTGCGTGATCTTCGCCATGTCCTTCGTACCTGCCAGTTTCGTTGTCTTCCTCATCCAAGAGAGAGTGAACAAAGCCAAGCACATGCAGTTCATCAGTGGAGTGCAGCCCTTCCTCTACTGGCTGGCCAACTTCGTATGGGACATG TGTAACTACATCGTCCCCGCCACTCtggtcatcatcattttcatctgtttccAACAAGAGGCCTATGTCTCCTCCACCAACCTGCCGGTGCTCgccttgttgctgctgctgtacgG GTGGTCCATCACTCCTCTGATGTACCCAGCCTCGTTCTTCTTCAAGATCCCCAGTACTGCCTACGTGGTTCTGACCAGCGTCAACATCCTGATCGGCATCAACGGCAGCGTCTCCACATTTGTCCTGGAGCTGTTCGGAAGCAAT GAAATCGGAGGCATCAACGACATTCTGAAGAACGTCTTCCTCATTTTCCCACACTTCTGTCTGGGCAGAGGACTGATTGACATGGTGAAGAATCAGGCGATGGCTGATGCTCTGGAAAGATTTG GTGAGAACCGTTTCCGCTCCCCCCTGGCCTGGGACATGGTGGGAAAGAACCTCTTTGCAATGGCCATAGAGGGAgtgatcttcttcttcatcaccgTTCTCATTCAGTACCACTTCTTCTTCAAGGCCAG GTCATCGATCAGCCACTTGAAGCCGAtcggtgaggaagatgaggacgTTGCCAGGGAGAGGCAGAGGATCCTGAGTGGAGGTGGACAGTCAGACATTCTGGAGCTGCGGGAGCTCACCAAGATTTACAAGCGCAAGCAAAAACCAGCAGTCGACCGCCTGTGCGTCGGCATCCCTCCTGGCGAG TGTTTTGGTTTGCTGGGAGTCAATGGAGCGGGGAAAACCAGCACCTTTAAGATGTTAACAGGAGACTCTGTGGTCACGAGTGGAGAGGCATATCTTGCTGGCAAGAG TGTCAATACTGAAATCGATGAGGTGCATCAGAACATGGGCTACTGTCCTCAGTTCGATGCCATCAATGACCTGCTGACTGGTAGAGAGCACCTGGAGTTCTATGCCATCCTGAGAGGAGTGCCGGAGAAGGAAGTCTGCGAG GTGGCAGAGTGGGGGATAAGGAAGCTTGGATTGGTCAAATATGTTGACAAATCAGCTGGGAGCTACAGTGGAGGAAACATGAGGAAACTTTCCACTGCCATCGCTCTCATTGGTGGACCACCGGTCGTGTTTCTG GATGAACCAACGACTGGGATGGATCCTAAAGCAAGGCGTGCCCTGTGGAACGCCATTCTCAGCATTGTCAAGGAGGGGCGCTCTGTCGTTCTGACGTCTCACAG CATGGAGGAGTGTGAAGCACTTTGCACACGGATGGCCATCATGGTCAACGGCAGGTTCCGCTGTCTGGGCAGTGTGCAGCATCTCAAAAACAG GTTTGGTGATGGATACACCATCATCCTGCGGGTGGCAGGGCCGGATCCAGACCTTGGACCCGTCATGGAGTTCATCGAGCAGGAGTTGCCGGGCAGCACTCTGAAAGAGAAGCACCGCAACATGCTGCAGTACCAGCTGCCCTCCTCGCTCACCTCCCTCGCCCGCATCTTCTCGCTGCTGTCCAAGAACAAGGACGCGCTCCGTATAGAGGACTACTCTGTCTCTCAGACCACTCTCGACCAA GTGTTTGTAAATTTTGCCAAGGACCAAAGCGACGAGGACCATTTGAAAGACGTCCACCTGAACAAACGGGACGCGGTGGTGGTGGACATCTCCAAACTGAACTCATTCCTCATGGACAGCAAGACAAAGGAGAGCTGTGTGTGA